CGCCGGCCTTGAACTTCTTGATGTATTCCGGAACCCGCTCCACTGATCCAATCTCCAGCAGCATGCGGATGACGGCTTCATTGGCCCCCCCGTGCAGCGGTCCGTACAGTGCCGCGACCGCGGCGGCCACCGCCGAGTACGGATCCACTTGCGAGCTGGCGACGGCCCGGAGGGCATTGGTGGAGCAGTTCTGCTCGTGGTCGGCGTGCAAAATGAAGAGTACGTCCAGCGCCCGCTCCAGGGCCGGGTCGGGTTTGTACCTCACCTCCGTCATCTTGAAGAGCATCGAGAGGAAGTTGCCGGTGTAGCTGAGGTCGTTGTCGGGATAGACGTAGGGCAAGCCGCGGCTGTGGCGGTACGCAAAGGCGGCGAGCGTGGGCAGCTTGCCGATCAGCCGCCGCGTCTGCAGACGCCGGGACTCCAGGGCAAAGATGTCTTTGGCGTCCGGGTAGTAGGTCGACAGTGCGCCGATGGTGCCGACCAGAATGCCCATGGGATGCGCGTCGTAGCGGAACTCATCGACGAACTTCTTGATGTTCTCGTGCACCATGGTGTGGATCGTGACGTTGTGCTGCCACATCTCCAGGTGCTTGGCGTCGGGCAGTTCGCCCTTCACGATCAGGTACGCGGTCTCCAGGTAAGTGCTCTTCTCCGACAAATCCTCGATGGCATAGCCACGATACCGGAGGATGCCTTTGTCGCCGTCGATGTACGTGATCTTGCTCTTGCAGGTTGCCGTGTTGGTCAACGCCGGGTCGTAGCCCATGAGACCGCCATCGTCGG
This genomic window from Candidatus Binatia bacterium contains:
- a CDS encoding citrate synthase, whose protein sequence is MAKNTLTITDNRTGKHYELPIEDNAIRTADLRQIKASPDDGGLMGYDPALTNTATCKSKITYIDGDKGILRYRGYAIEDLSEKSTYLETAYLIVKGELPDAKHLEMWQHNVTIHTMVHENIKKFVDEFRYDAHPMGILVGTIGALSTYYPDAKDIFALESRRLQTRRLIGKLPTLAAFAYRHSRGLPYVYPDNDLSYTGNFLSMLFKMTEVRYKPDPALERALDVLFILHADHEQNCSTNALRAVASSQVDPYSAVAAAVAALYGPLHGGANEAVIRMLLEIGSVERVPEYIKKFKAGEGRLMGFGHRVYKNYDPRAKIIKKVAYKVFEVTGRNSLIDIALELERIALQDDYFVSRKLYPNVDFYSGIIYQAMGFPLTMFPVLFAIPRTSGWMAQWAELVRDPEQRITRPRQVYTGEAPRAYTPISQRPEPSMREEAVAETI